One Methylocapsa sp. D3K7 DNA window includes the following coding sequences:
- a CDS encoding efflux RND transporter periplasmic adaptor subunit, with the protein MSWRATTDGRLLRVRKPLAGWRATGLALAATAAVMLAAGGWHYASRSDDAAPSYETRPVGVGVVERSISATGSVKALVTVDVGSQLSGLIFEMKADFNDPVKEGDLLAIIDRAPFEAKLASAAANLAMAKADIGLREAAMTRARARIAQDERDATRFELLSPKGVVSQKSREDAQTQLSLARAELAMAAAQLESAKAAVALREADVSQAQIDLDHTLIRSPINGVVVDRRIQPGQTVAAQYQTPILFQIAQDLSQILIFAQVDEADIGPVRPGAPVTFSVEAFPDETFEGTVEQVRLAAAKTAGVVTYTVIIKAQNPGQRLFPDMTATVKIIGDRRENVLSVPNDALRFRPPAGGRDIPDGAAIWVTAPSGALERRTVRLGLRGDTATEILDGEVKQGEAAVLRVKSAAERRRP; encoded by the coding sequence ATGAGCTGGCGGGCCACCACGGATGGGCGTTTGCTGCGCGTGCGGAAGCCTTTGGCCGGCTGGAGGGCGACGGGGCTTGCGCTTGCGGCCACCGCTGCTGTGATGCTGGCGGCTGGGGGGTGGCACTATGCGAGCAGGAGCGATGACGCCGCGCCTTCCTACGAGACGCGACCCGTTGGCGTCGGGGTGGTGGAGCGCAGCATTTCGGCGACCGGTTCGGTGAAGGCCCTTGTGACCGTTGATGTCGGGTCGCAGCTTTCGGGCTTGATCTTCGAAATGAAGGCGGATTTCAACGATCCGGTGAAGGAAGGGGATCTCCTCGCGATCATTGACCGCGCCCCTTTCGAGGCAAAATTGGCATCGGCCGCCGCCAATCTTGCCATGGCAAAGGCGGACATTGGGCTGCGCGAAGCGGCGATGACAAGGGCGCGCGCGAGGATCGCGCAAGACGAGCGCGATGCCACGCGTTTCGAACTGCTATCGCCCAAGGGCGTCGTGTCGCAAAAGAGCCGCGAGGATGCGCAAACCCAGCTTAGCTTGGCGCGAGCCGAGCTGGCGATGGCCGCCGCCCAATTGGAATCGGCCAAGGCGGCCGTCGCGCTCCGCGAGGCCGATGTTTCTCAAGCGCAAATCGATCTCGACCATACCTTGATCCGATCCCCGATCAACGGGGTCGTTGTCGACCGGCGGATACAGCCGGGTCAGACGGTCGCCGCACAATACCAAACGCCGATTTTGTTTCAGATCGCCCAGGATCTTTCGCAAATCCTGATCTTCGCACAGGTCGATGAGGCGGATATCGGTCCCGTGCGGCCCGGTGCCCCGGTCACGTTCTCGGTGGAGGCCTTTCCGGACGAGACATTCGAAGGCACCGTGGAGCAGGTCCGGCTTGCCGCCGCGAAGACCGCTGGCGTCGTCACTTATACGGTGATCATCAAGGCGCAAAACCCCGGCCAACGGCTTTTTCCCGATATGACCGCCACCGTGAAGATTATCGGCGACAGACGCGAGAATGTGCTGAGTGTCCCCAACGATGCATTGCGGTTCCGGCCGCCAGCAGGTGGCCGAGATATCCCGGATGGTGCCGCGATATGGGTGACCGCGCCAAGTGGAGCACTTGAACGGCGGACGGTGCGGTTGGGCCTCCGGGGCGACACGGCAACCGAAATTCTCGATGGCGAGGTCAAGCAGGGCGAGGCGGCCGTCCTGCGCGTCAAGAGCGCGGCGGAGCGGCGGAGGCCTTGA